In Myxococcus stipitatus, the following are encoded in one genomic region:
- a CDS encoding MFS transporter: MRLPSSRLALLGVLYFVQGMPFGFQATALPVYLRERGVSLTTLGFVGVLALPWGLKALWAPLVDRYYSSRWGRRRSWILPMQAGLTLTCVAAGLLASEGGSLKLLLGLILVMNLFAATQDIAVDGLAVDMLRPEELGLGNSVQVVGYKLGMLTGGGLLVWASKYLGWSGLFLAMGALCAVALGVTMLAREAPAREPTSMPSAGSAEPRLSWAQWWEHLRALVARPGVGWLLLFIGTYKLGETMADVLYKPFLVDAGIPAWRIGQWVGTWGNAASIAGSIAGGVLAMRMPMLGALALTASLRVLPLVGRWWLASHGVSDEGVIGVTLAEELVGGALTTVMFAFMMSRVDRSIGATHYTLLASIEVWGKAPAGPLAGWLADSTHGLGWGYAPVFLLGAALSVAFLVLLIPMRQQHARAVAVVPTSG, translated from the coding sequence ATGAGACTGCCCTCCTCCCGGCTCGCGCTTCTCGGCGTCCTCTACTTCGTGCAGGGGATGCCGTTCGGCTTCCAAGCCACCGCGCTCCCCGTCTATCTGCGCGAGCGAGGGGTGTCGCTCACCACGCTGGGCTTTGTCGGAGTCCTCGCGTTGCCGTGGGGGCTCAAGGCCCTGTGGGCGCCGCTGGTGGACCGCTACTACTCCTCGCGGTGGGGACGCCGCCGCTCGTGGATTCTCCCCATGCAGGCGGGCCTGACGCTCACGTGTGTGGCGGCGGGGCTGCTCGCATCGGAGGGAGGTTCGCTGAAGCTTCTGCTCGGGCTCATCCTGGTGATGAACCTCTTCGCGGCGACCCAGGACATCGCGGTCGATGGGCTCGCGGTGGACATGCTTCGGCCGGAGGAGTTGGGGCTGGGCAACTCGGTGCAGGTGGTGGGCTACAAGCTGGGCATGCTCACCGGAGGGGGATTGCTGGTCTGGGCCAGCAAGTACCTGGGCTGGTCCGGCCTGTTCCTCGCCATGGGCGCGCTGTGTGCCGTGGCCCTCGGGGTCACGATGCTCGCGCGCGAGGCCCCAGCGCGCGAGCCCACCTCCATGCCGTCCGCTGGAAGCGCCGAGCCCCGGTTGAGCTGGGCGCAGTGGTGGGAGCACCTTCGGGCCCTGGTGGCGCGACCGGGTGTCGGCTGGCTGCTGCTCTTCATCGGCACGTACAAGCTGGGCGAGACGATGGCGGACGTCCTCTACAAGCCCTTCCTCGTCGACGCGGGCATTCCCGCGTGGCGCATCGGGCAGTGGGTGGGGACGTGGGGCAACGCGGCGTCCATCGCGGGCTCCATCGCGGGGGGAGTGCTCGCCATGCGGATGCCCATGCTGGGGGCGCTGGCGCTCACCGCGTCGCTGCGCGTGCTGCCGCTGGTGGGGCGCTGGTGGCTGGCGAGCCATGGCGTCAGCGACGAGGGAGTCATTGGCGTCACGCTCGCGGAGGAGCTGGTGGGCGGCGCGCTCACGACGGTGATGTTCGCGTTCATGATGTCGCGCGTGGACCGGAGCATCGGCGCGACACACTACACACTGCTGGCCAGCATCGAGGTCTGGGGCAAGGCGCCCGCGGGCCCGCTCGCGGGATGGCTCGCGGATTCAACCCATGGGCTCGGGTGGGGTTACGCGCCGGTGTTCCTCTTGGGCGCCGCGCTGTCCGTGGCCTTCCTCGTGCTGCTGATTCCGATGCGGCAACAGCATGCGCGCGCCGTGGCCGTTGTGCCCACGAGCGGGTGA
- a CDS encoding pyridoxal phosphate-dependent aminotransferase, which yields MSDDVTTIPAFRSVPRTGVIYVTAEATRRGYRSSDPDWCNLGQGQPETGDLPGAPPRLSTVNIDVADMEYAPVAGLWDVREAIASLYNRLYRRGMPSQYSAENVCLSGGGRAALTRAAASLGSINLGHFLPDYTAYEELLDVFKAFTAIPILLEGERGYAFTHEDLRREVQGRGLSALLFSNPCNPTGKLVHGEEMARWVGVAREQECVLLIDEFYSHYIWTGRPGHLPVESAARYVEDVNRDPIVMFDGFTKNWRYPGWRMTWTVGPKQVIEAVSSAGSFLDGGGSRPLQRAAIPLLQEEPVVAETQAIHTAFREKRDRFHSRLERLGIRTDRAPDGTFYVWGNVSGLPAPLNDGMGFFRAALEQKIITVPGEFFDVNPGKRRARPSRFRSYVRLSFGPSMEVLEKALGRLEAMVLQHSRV from the coding sequence GCACGGGCGTCATCTACGTCACCGCCGAGGCCACGCGCCGAGGCTACCGTTCCAGCGACCCCGACTGGTGCAACCTGGGCCAGGGGCAGCCGGAGACGGGAGACCTGCCGGGCGCCCCACCCCGGCTGAGCACGGTGAACATCGACGTGGCGGACATGGAGTACGCCCCCGTCGCCGGCCTGTGGGACGTGCGCGAGGCCATCGCCAGCCTCTACAACCGCCTCTACCGCCGGGGCATGCCCAGCCAGTACAGCGCGGAGAACGTGTGTCTGTCGGGCGGAGGACGCGCGGCCCTCACGCGCGCGGCGGCCAGCCTGGGCAGCATCAACCTGGGCCACTTCCTGCCGGACTACACGGCCTACGAGGAGCTGCTGGACGTCTTCAAGGCGTTCACCGCCATCCCCATCCTCCTGGAGGGAGAGCGCGGCTACGCCTTCACCCACGAGGACCTGCGCCGCGAGGTGCAGGGGCGCGGCCTGTCCGCGCTGCTCTTCTCCAACCCGTGCAATCCCACCGGCAAGCTGGTGCACGGAGAGGAGATGGCGCGCTGGGTGGGCGTGGCTCGAGAGCAGGAGTGTGTGCTGCTCATCGACGAGTTCTATTCGCACTACATCTGGACGGGCCGCCCCGGGCACCTGCCCGTCGAGAGCGCCGCGCGCTACGTCGAGGATGTGAATCGCGACCCGATTGTCATGTTCGATGGCTTCACCAAGAACTGGCGCTATCCGGGTTGGCGCATGACGTGGACGGTGGGCCCCAAGCAGGTGATTGAGGCCGTCTCCAGCGCGGGCAGCTTCCTGGACGGTGGTGGCAGCCGTCCTCTTCAGCGCGCGGCCATTCCCCTGCTCCAGGAGGAGCCGGTGGTCGCGGAGACGCAGGCCATCCACACGGCGTTCCGCGAGAAGCGGGACCGGTTCCACTCGCGGCTGGAGCGGCTGGGCATCCGCACGGACCGGGCGCCGGATGGGACGTTCTACGTCTGGGGCAACGTGTCCGGACTGCCCGCGCCGCTCAACGACGGCATGGGCTTCTTCCGCGCGGCGCTGGAGCAGAAGATCATCACCGTGCCCGGTGAGTTCTTCGACGTGAATCCGGGCAAGCGCCGCGCCCGGCCCTCGCGCTTCCGCAGCTACGTGCGCCTGTCCTTCGGCCCATCCATGGAGGTGTTGGAGAAGGCCCTCGGACGGCTGGAGGCCATGGTGCTCCAGCACAGCCGCGTCTGA
- a CDS encoding zinc-dependent alcohol dehydrogenase: MRALTYQGPFKVRVEDKPAPRLEHPQDVILRVTRTAICGSDLHLMHGLVPDTRVGHTFGHEFTGVVEELGSEVTQLHKGDRVVVPFNISCGICFYCERGLTALCENSNPSSDVACGVFGYSHTTGGYDGGQAEYVRVPFADVGPLKIPDDMEDEEVLFLGDILPTGYMGAEMGEIKGGETVVVFGAGPVGLFAMRSAWLMGAGRVVAVDPVPYRLEFAERYARVETVNSREVGDIVMYLKELFDGRGPDVCIDAVGMEATGSVTQRVLGLGLKLEAGAPTVLTWCIDAVRKGGNVSIVGVYGPPWNVLPIGTAMNKGLTLRMNQCNVRRYMPHLLKRIREGLIDAKAIISHRMPLEAAPEAYHLFAQKRDGCVKCVLTPGRA; encoded by the coding sequence ATGCGCGCACTGACATACCAGGGACCCTTCAAGGTCCGAGTGGAGGACAAGCCAGCCCCTCGGCTGGAGCATCCTCAGGATGTCATCCTCCGGGTGACACGCACCGCCATCTGCGGCTCGGACCTGCACTTGATGCACGGCCTGGTGCCGGACACGCGGGTGGGCCACACCTTCGGTCACGAGTTCACTGGCGTCGTGGAGGAGCTGGGCTCGGAGGTCACCCAGTTGCACAAGGGGGACCGGGTGGTGGTGCCGTTCAACATCTCCTGTGGCATCTGCTTCTACTGCGAGCGCGGACTCACGGCGCTGTGTGAGAACAGCAACCCGTCGAGCGACGTGGCCTGTGGTGTGTTTGGCTATTCCCATACGACGGGGGGCTACGACGGAGGCCAGGCGGAGTACGTGCGAGTGCCCTTCGCGGACGTGGGGCCCCTGAAGATTCCGGACGACATGGAGGACGAGGAGGTGCTGTTCCTCGGCGACATCCTCCCGACGGGCTACATGGGCGCGGAGATGGGGGAAATCAAAGGCGGCGAGACGGTGGTGGTGTTCGGCGCGGGGCCGGTGGGGCTGTTCGCCATGCGGTCCGCGTGGCTGATGGGCGCCGGGCGCGTGGTGGCGGTGGACCCTGTCCCGTACCGGCTCGAGTTCGCGGAGCGTTATGCGCGGGTGGAGACGGTGAACTCCCGGGAGGTGGGGGACATCGTCATGTACTTGAAGGAGCTGTTCGATGGCCGTGGCCCGGACGTGTGCATCGACGCGGTGGGCATGGAGGCGACGGGCTCCGTGACGCAGCGGGTGCTCGGCCTGGGGCTGAAGCTGGAGGCGGGCGCGCCCACGGTGCTGACGTGGTGCATCGATGCCGTTCGCAAAGGGGGCAACGTCTCCATCGTGGGTGTGTATGGGCCCCCGTGGAACGTGCTGCCCATTGGCACCGCGATGAACAAGGGCCTCACGCTGCGGATGAACCAGTGCAACGTGCGCCGCTACATGCCGCACCTGCTGAAGCGCATCCGGGAGGGGCTCATCGACGCGAAGGCCATCATCTCCCATCGGATGCCATTGGAAGCGGCGCCGGAGGCGTACCACTTGTTCGCCCAGAAGCGTGATGGCTGCGTCAAATGTGTCCTCACGCCAGGGCGGGCCTGA